Below is a genomic region from Deinococcus koreensis.
GGGTCTTCACGGTGGGCACCTTCGACGGCCGCAGCACCCAGAACGTCGCCGACCTGAGCGGCGTTCCGGTGGACACCGTTCGAGAAAGCTATTTCCGTCACGTCCGGCAGCTGGAGGTGGGGGCCTGGAGCCTGCCACAGTTCTGGGACGTGCTGCGGGGGGAGACCGGCGTGGCGCTCCCGTATCCGGAGTTCGAGGCCCTGTACCTGGGCAGCATCCACGACAACGGGCCGATGTACACCACCCTGGCCGAGCTGCCCCCTGGGGTAAAGGTCGGCCTGCTTAGCAACAACTATCCCGTGGTAAGCGACCACCTGCGCCGCGACCCGCGCTTCACCCGGTTCGACGCCCTGGTCTTCAGCAACGAGCTGGGCCACAAGAAACCGGCGCCCGAATCCTTCGCCGCGCTGCAGCAGGCGATGGGCGTGCCGGCCGCTCAGGTGGCCTTCGTGGACGACGTGCAGGAGAACATCGACGCCGCCCGGCAGGCTGGCTTCTATGGCCTGCTCTACCACCACGACTTCCACGCCGACTTCGAGGCCCGACTGCGGGAGTGGTTGGCTGGATAGCTGCTGACGCTCAGTCGACTCCGAGTGTGGCTGATGCTGAGAGCTGGGCCATGCGCCCCCAGGTCGCTGTCGTCCGGCCCTGGGACTGACCCCCGCAGCGGTCGTGGTGGTGTACCTGCGTTGGTGGTGTACATCGGGGTGACACAGG
It encodes:
- a CDS encoding HAD family hydrolase; amino-acid sequence: MTDAPTAEPHAQQRSGDRHVAFDWGGVFTVGTFDGRSTQNVADLSGVPVDTVRESYFRHVRQLEVGAWSLPQFWDVLRGETGVALPYPEFEALYLGSIHDNGPMYTTLAELPPGVKVGLLSNNYPVVSDHLRRDPRFTRFDALVFSNELGHKKPAPESFAALQQAMGVPAAQVAFVDDVQENIDAARQAGFYGLLYHHDFHADFEARLREWLAG